DNA from Rhodobacteraceae bacterium M382:
CAATGACGCTGGTCGAGAACGGGTTGTGTGCCTGTATCTGTGACCCGATCACCGCGGCCGGGTTTATCAAGGCGCGTCCAGAGCCCCGTTCAGTCGTCTTTCGCCGTTTCACCCCCAATGTGGAGCTGGCGGTTTCAATCCTGCAACCGGCCCATCGCCCGCCATCAACGCTGGCCACCAGCTTTGCCCAATGTCTGAGCACCGAATTGCACGAAATTCAGAACCTGTTCTGAGGCCCCTGGTTCCAACCCGATGTGGTGCTGTGGTCCTGGGCGGGGGCTGATCCGCTCTAGGTTCAGAAAAGTTTCCCAACCGTGCCTCTGGCGGCGTTGACAATGCGGCTGACGTGTAAGAAATGTGGCCCTGAAAACGCGGGCCGTTAGCTCAGCTGGATTAGAGCAGGGAACTTCTAATTCTCAGGTCGGGGGTTCGAGTCCTCCACGGCTCGCCATTCACCCCAATTGATCCAAAATTTTCCGCCGCGGCGCAGCCATCCGTCATTTAACGCCTTCACAGCGTCCGCGCCCTGTTTGATGATGGCCGCAGCAGCCATGTCCCTGACAGGACATTGCCCTGCGCCACACAGCGGAGAAAACACCATGAGCGCCAGACCAAACATTCTGTTCATTCAGGTCGACCAACTGACCGCGTCGGCGCTGCGTGCCTATGGCGATCAGATCTGTCATGCGCCTACTTTGGACTCGCTCGCAGCAGGCGGGGTCGTGTTCGAAAACGCCTATTGCAACTTTCCGCTGTGCGCTCCGTCGCGATTTTCCATGGCCACAGGCCAGCTCTGTTCGACAGTCGCCGCCTATGACAATGCCGCCGAGTTTTCCGCCGAAATCCCCACATACGCCCATTACCTGCGCGCCGCCGGATATCAGACCGCCCTGTCTGGCAAGATGCATTTCATTGGCCCGGACCAATTCCACGGTTTTGAAAAACGCCTGACAGCCGATCTGTATCCCGGTGATTTTGCCTGGGTCCCCAATTGGGAACACGAAGGCAAGCGCGACACCAATGATCCGCGCGCCGTACGCATTGCCGGTATCTGTGAACGCTCGGTTCAGATTGATTACGACGAAGAGGTCACCTTCAAAGCGGTTCAACATATTTTCGATATGGCCCGGTCGGACGATGATCGCCCGTTTTTCCTGCAGGTCTCTTATACCCACCCGCACGAACCCTATCTGTGCCGCAAGGAATTCTGGGATCTTTATCAGGACGTCGAAATCCCCATGCCCCGCGTCGGGGCCCTGCCCGAACAGGACCATGATCCACATTCTGCCCGGTTGCTGCGCGACTTTGGCATGTTGGGAATCCAGTTCAGTGACGAAGACGTCGGGCGCGCAATCCGCTCATACTATGGATCGATCAGCTATATCGACAGCCTGGTAACCCGGGTTCTGGATGCGCTCAAATCCACCGGTGCCGATCAAAACACAGCCATCATATTCACGTCAGATCATGGTGAAATGCTGGGTGAACGGGGCATGTGGTTCAAAAAACACTTCTTTGAAAAGGCGCTGCGGGTGCCGTTGATCCTGTCAGCCCCCTGGATCACCCCGCAACGGGTCTCTGAGCTGTCGTCGCTGGTTGACCTGCTGCCGACGTTCAATGGAATCGCAGGGATCACAGCCGAGGCCGAGCCATTGGAAGGCGTTGACCTGACCACATTGATCGACCGCGGCAACCCGTCGCCGGGCCGGACTGTCTATGCAGAATACCTGGCTGAAGCGACCCCGGTACCGATTTTCATGATCCGGCAGGGCGCGTACAAGTTCATTTCCTCCTCTCACGACGGGCCAATGCTGTTTGACGTCGATGCCGACCCGGATGAACGCACCAATCTCGCCCACAACCCCGAACACAGTGATCTGCTGGCCGAATTTACCCGGCAAGTATCTGAAAAATGGGACGAAGCCGCCCTGACACGCGACATTCTGCTGAGCCAGAAACGTCGCGCCGTCGTGCGCGCGGCCATGGGACAGGGCCAGAAACAGCGCTGGAACCATGGCGAAACCGGCGCGGACCGGGTTCTGTGGTATCGCGGGGAACAGGGCTACAACGAATGGGCGTTCGACTACATCTGATTCCATCAGACCGCCCCTTTGACCTGAAATCAACCATCCGGCGGGTGTCTCATGACGCCTGCCATATACATTTTTATTGACAAAATTCATGATTGTAAAAATATTGGCACAAATTTTTACAAATCACGGTGTCCTCCTGTGCCCAATCACCACGAAGGTCAGCTGCTGGCCACCCCCCTCGATATCGACACATTGGAGAGCGCGCGACTGGATCCCCGGCTGGGCCAGGAGATCCATGATCTGCGCAAAGCCAAGCGCCTGACGTTGGGCCAATTGGCCACGGCCACGGGGTTGTCCACCGGTTTTATCAGCCAGATCGAACGCGGCCACAATCGCCCGTCCGTCACCGCCCTGTTCAAGATCAGCCGCGCGCTTGGAGTGTCGGTCGGCTGGTTCTTTTCCACGACCATCGCCCCCGGCACCTCAAAGGTCGTGCGTCAGGGAGAGCGCCGCGCGATTGAATATGATGACGGTATCCGGGACGAGCTGTTGACGCCGGGATTGGGGGGCAAGCTCGAGCTTTTGTCCTGTGTTTTTGCTCCCGGCAGCGGCGTGGACACTGTGTATTCTCACGAAGGCGACGAAGCCGGGGTCGTCGTGCGCGGCACGCTCGAATTATGGGTCGGAGACGACCACTACCTGCTGAACACAGGCGACAGTTTTGCCTTTAACAGCGCGACACCGCACCGTTATCGCAACCCTTCTGACACGGAAACCCACGTGATCTGGGCGATCACACCGCCGAACTTCTAATCCAGACCGACCCAATTCCCTACCAGGCACCCTCCCGAGGCACCCATGACAGACAAACATTTCCCCAACCTGTTTTCACCGATCACCATCGGCAACCTGACGCTGCGCAACCGGATCGTGTCCACGGGACATGAAACTCATCTGGCGGAAAAAGGGCGCGTTGGAGATGCAATGATTGCCTACCACGAGGCCCGCGCCCGCGGGGGCGCAGGGATGATCGTGACCGAAGTGGCCTTGGTGCACCCCAGCGCGGTGTTTGTCGCCGATCCGATCCGGATCGACACCGATGCCTGCATTCCGGGCTATCGCAAACTGGCCGAAGTGATCCACAGCCATGATTGCGGGCTGATCGCCCAGCTGTTCCACCCCGGGCGTGAAATGCTGGCCTCCGAAGATGGCACCGCGCCCGTGTCCTACAGCGCGTCGCCCACGCCCAACGAACGGTTCCACGTCCTGCCCCGCCCGATGACACCGGACATGGTTGCCGACGTGATTTCGGCCTATGGCGATGCAGCCGCGCGGATGCAAAGTGCCGGGTTGGACGGCGTGGAAATCGTTGCTTCCCACGGGTATCTGCCCGCACAATTCCTGAACCCGCATGTGAATAAGCGCACTGATGACTATGGCGGATCATTGGACAACCGGACCCGGTTCATCCGTGACATTGCCGCCGACATCCGCGCCAAGACCGGTGATGGGTTCGTTATTGGTTTGCGCCTGTCAGGTAATGAGATGAGCCACGAGGGCCTTGAGCACCCCGAGATGCTGGACGCCTGCGACCGCATCGCGGCAGATCAAATGTTGGACTACTTCAGCGTTGTGGCCGGCTCGTCTGCAACCTTGGCCGGATCGATCCATATCGCCCCCCCGATGTCCGAGGCTGTCGGCTATACTGCACCGCTGGGTCAGGCGATCCGCGAACGCACCGGATTGACGACCATCATCACCGGCCGCATCAACCAACCACAAGAGGCGGACCGCATCATCGGTTCCGGTCAGGCGGACATGTGCGGCATGACCCGAGCGATGATCTGCGACCCTGACATGGGGACCAAGGCGCACCTGGGCGCGGTGGACGATATCCGGGCCTGCATAGGGTGCAATCAGGCCTGTATCGGCCATTTCCACGATGGGTACCCGATTTCCTGTATCCAGAACCCGGTCAGCGGGCGCGAGCTGCGCCTGGGCACCCCCCCGATCCTGAATGGCAAACGACGTCTCATGGTGATTGGTGGCGGTCCCGGCGGGATGAAGGCCGCAGCCGAGGCAGCTGCACGCGGGCACGATGTTACGCTCTATGAACGCGAGAGCCAATTGGGCGGCCAGGCCCGACTGGCCCAGCTGTTGCCCCATCGCGTCGAATTCGGTGGCATCATCACCAATCTGGCGCACGAAATGCGCCGGGCTGGGGTAACGGTGCACAAGGGCACCGAGGTAAACGAAGCCACGATTGCCCAATTCGCCCCCGACGCAGTGATCATCGCCACCGGTGCCACGCCCCGCTGGCCGGATTTCGAGGGCCGGGATGACGCCCATGTGGTCGATGCCTGGCAAGTGCTGCAAGGACAGGCCAATGTGGGCAATTCCGTTGTCGTTGCCGATTGGCGCGCAGATTGGATCGGCATTGGTGTGGCTGAACTTTTGGCGCAAAACGGCCATTCAGTGCGTCTGGCCGTCAACGGGTACATGCCGGGGCAAACCATTCAGATGTATGTGCGCGATGCCAGCATCGGTCGACTGCATAGGCTGGGCGTCGAAACCCTGCCCTATATGCGGCTGTTCGGCGCGGACGAAGACAGCGTCTATCTGCAACATATCATGAGCAACGAACCGGTCATCTGCGGCGGCGTCGATACATTGGTGCTGTGTCAGGGTCATACCCCGGCCAACTCTGTCGAAGACATGATCCGTCGAATGGGGCTGGAACACCATCTGGTCGGGGATTGCATTGCCCCCCGTACTGCCGAAGAGGCCGTGCTGGAAGGGCTGAATGCCGGTCGCGCCGTCTGATACGCCGTCTGACACCTGGTATTAGAGCGACATCTCGGGCACCGTGTCAGGAATGGCCAGATCCGCATCCGTTGCCGCCCGGATCTGATCTACTGACACTCCCGGTGCCCGTTCGATCAGGTGCAGGCCGTCCTCGGCCGGTTCGATCACCGCCAGCTCAGTCACCACCAGATCAACCTGGCGCAACGACGTCAGTGGCAGGGCACATTCCTGTACGATCTTGCTGTGACCCTGATTGGTATGGGTCATCGCCACCACCACCCGCTTTGCCCCGGTCACCAGATCCATGGCCCCACCCATGCCGGGAACGAATTTGCCCGGGATCATCCAATTGGCCAATTGTCCCAACCGGTTGACCTCGAGCCCACCCAGAACCGTCATGTCGATATGGCCGCCGCGGATCAGGCCAAAGCTCATGGCGCTGTCGATGGCCGCAGCACCGGGCACCGCGGTGACAAACCCACCTCCGGCATCGGTCAGGTCCGGGTCTTCCATGCCTTCGGGTGGGCGCGCGCCCAACCCGATCACGCCGTTTTCGGCCTGAAAGAACACCCCCGCATCGGCCGCAACAAAGCCGGCCACCATACTGGGCAAACCGATGCCCAGATTGACAAGGGTTCCGGCACGCACTTCCTGTGCCACACGGCGGGCAATGATTTCCCTGGCTTCCATCAATGCGCCCTTTCCAACAGGTGATCCACCAGCACGCCGGGCGTCCGCACCGCATCCGGCGGGATCACCCCGACCGGAACGATATGTTCGGGTTCGGCAATCACCGTTGCGCCTGCCAGTGCCATGATCGGATTGAAATTCTGCGCTGTCAGCGCGTATTCCAGATTGCCCACATAGTCGGATTGATGCGCTGCGATCAGTGTAAAATCGGCTCCGATGGGCTCTTCGAGCAAAAAATCGCGGCCATTGGCGTGAATGATTTGTTTACCTGCCGCAACCTGGGTGCCCAGCCCCGTGGGCGTCAGAATACCTCCCAGCCCAACACCATGCGCCCGGATGCGTTCGACCAGCGTGCCCTGCGGAACAAGTTCGA
Protein-coding regions in this window:
- the betC gene encoding choline-sulfatase; this translates as MSARPNILFIQVDQLTASALRAYGDQICHAPTLDSLAAGGVVFENAYCNFPLCAPSRFSMATGQLCSTVAAYDNAAEFSAEIPTYAHYLRAAGYQTALSGKMHFIGPDQFHGFEKRLTADLYPGDFAWVPNWEHEGKRDTNDPRAVRIAGICERSVQIDYDEEVTFKAVQHIFDMARSDDDRPFFLQVSYTHPHEPYLCRKEFWDLYQDVEIPMPRVGALPEQDHDPHSARLLRDFGMLGIQFSDEDVGRAIRSYYGSISYIDSLVTRVLDALKSTGADQNTAIIFTSDHGEMLGERGMWFKKHFFEKALRVPLILSAPWITPQRVSELSSLVDLLPTFNGIAGITAEAEPLEGVDLTTLIDRGNPSPGRTVYAEYLAEATPVPIFMIRQGAYKFISSSHDGPMLFDVDADPDERTNLAHNPEHSDLLAEFTRQVSEKWDEAALTRDILLSQKRRAVVRAAMGQGQKQRWNHGETGADRVLWYRGEQGYNEWAFDYI
- a CDS encoding XRE family transcriptional regulator, translated to MPNHHEGQLLATPLDIDTLESARLDPRLGQEIHDLRKAKRLTLGQLATATGLSTGFISQIERGHNRPSVTALFKISRALGVSVGWFFSTTIAPGTSKVVRQGERRAIEYDDGIRDELLTPGLGGKLELLSCVFAPGSGVDTVYSHEGDEAGVVVRGTLELWVGDDHYLLNTGDSFAFNSATPHRYRNPSDTETHVIWAITPPNF
- a CDS encoding 3-oxoacid CoA-transferase subunit A, which produces MKSTLKPEEAAALIPDGATVMIGGFMGVGAPLRLIDALVARGVRDLSLVANDTFVPGRGIGKLISARACRRITVSHIGLNPEAQAQMNDGTLEVELVPQGTLVERIRAHGVGLGGILTPTGLGTQVAAGKQIIHANGRDFLLEEPIGADFTLIAAHQSDYVGNLEYALTAQNFNPIMALAGATVIAEPEHIVPVGVIPPDAVRTPGVLVDHLLERAH
- a CDS encoding FAD-dependent oxidoreductase, with product MTDKHFPNLFSPITIGNLTLRNRIVSTGHETHLAEKGRVGDAMIAYHEARARGGAGMIVTEVALVHPSAVFVADPIRIDTDACIPGYRKLAEVIHSHDCGLIAQLFHPGREMLASEDGTAPVSYSASPTPNERFHVLPRPMTPDMVADVISAYGDAAARMQSAGLDGVEIVASHGYLPAQFLNPHVNKRTDDYGGSLDNRTRFIRDIAADIRAKTGDGFVIGLRLSGNEMSHEGLEHPEMLDACDRIAADQMLDYFSVVAGSSATLAGSIHIAPPMSEAVGYTAPLGQAIRERTGLTTIITGRINQPQEADRIIGSGQADMCGMTRAMICDPDMGTKAHLGAVDDIRACIGCNQACIGHFHDGYPISCIQNPVSGRELRLGTPPILNGKRRLMVIGGGPGGMKAAAEAAARGHDVTLYERESQLGGQARLAQLLPHRVEFGGIITNLAHEMRRAGVTVHKGTEVNEATIAQFAPDAVIIATGATPRWPDFEGRDDAHVVDAWQVLQGQANVGNSVVVADWRADWIGIGVAELLAQNGHSVRLAVNGYMPGQTIQMYVRDASIGRLHRLGVETLPYMRLFGADEDSVYLQHIMSNEPVICGGVDTLVLCQGHTPANSVEDMIRRMGLEHHLVGDCIAPRTAEEAVLEGLNAGRAV
- a CDS encoding 3-oxoacid CoA-transferase subunit B produces the protein MEAREIIARRVAQEVRAGTLVNLGIGLPSMVAGFVAADAGVFFQAENGVIGLGARPPEGMEDPDLTDAGGGFVTAVPGAAAIDSAMSFGLIRGGHIDMTVLGGLEVNRLGQLANWMIPGKFVPGMGGAMDLVTGAKRVVVAMTHTNQGHSKIVQECALPLTSLRQVDLVVTELAVIEPAEDGLHLIERAPGVSVDQIRAATDADLAIPDTVPEMSL